From Myotis daubentonii chromosome 15, mMyoDau2.1, whole genome shotgun sequence, one genomic window encodes:
- the ZSWIM9 gene encoding uncharacterized protein ZSWIM9 isoform X2 — MERPRGLAVGQEAQEEQELLERAFFSWAEFSRFFDAWCQQRLALFFIQSSMHLTRCHWARLPPLYTLIDVLKYSYVRLVCKDVRAPSRPAMGHHEAGCPAFIIVKLSPLRDRLVVTECRLTHSHPACPIEFAYYFRPGRLLANTCLPVRTTNKISKQFLVLADVHRLLSYCKDRDHSVIDALRVLQGLFHKDPEAKVKLVFMENQAVVETVFFLTSRTRALLRRFPRLLLVDRLPGLQGALDLLAVLCVDGAGRARQAACCVARPGTPSLLRFALASLLQSVPDVKGRVRCLTAGPEVTAQLPAVRQLLPGARVQICRAQGLETLFSKAQELGGAGREDPGLWPRLCRLVGAPSPAAYAEALVELRAHGPAAFVDYFERNWASRRDMWVRFRAFEAARDLDACALVRSHRRRLLRRLSPSRSMAQCLRDLVAMQWADASGEVALDGGGPWLEGERWRGAQVENERAKGRENGDWGGAPPEGSLWRGAPLEEWAKELETRDRREAQSEREKERGVQVRYWRGVQLENQKVRGLEGSVWRRSQLESEHRGWKGAQLEGEQDWGLEGYVWRGAPAEDQGLRSLEGYAWRMAQLEDRRIRLLQTADGRSQLDCARARGLEGGSSRRGAQVPDAKVSGLKPRDQKGLRVEAEKGGRVEVRHWRGVHLEKPPEPVPENRDQRAPHWGQERRGPEVREERGVRSGVKRRRDLEDVVLVQLGDTRVTGLEDGEGGGARSGGPQNRGGQGRECLDAGGRCLGLGNGVAGGTPTGTVFEGDPEWPGDRLQEGSEGEGPREPKRPRCPSGEKEVDWEPLAKFRAACGPELADLVAEELSFARQHGTRGFHVTGAGFALKDGTSDFFLDGALTRCSCSIHAARHLPCRHLFAARLLTGAALFHVDLLRDCWGRAPES, encoded by the exons ATGGAGCGCCCACGGGGCCTGGCGGTGGGGCAGGAGgcgcaggaggagcaggagctgcTGGAACGGGCCTTCTTCTCCTGGGCTGAGTTCAGCCGCTTCTTCGAcgcctggtgccagcagcggctGGCGCTCTTCTTCATCCAGAGCTCCATGCACCTGACCCGCTGCCACTGGGCCAGGCTGCCCCCCCTGTACACGCTCATCGACGTGCTCAAGTACAGCTACGTGCGGCTGGTGTGCAAGGATGTGCGTGCTCCCAGCCGGCCCGCCATGGG GCACCACGAGGCGGGCTGCCCGGCCTTCATCATCGTCAAGCTGAGCCCCCTGCGGGACCGCCTGGTGGTGACGGAGTGCCGGCTGACCCACTCGCACCCGGCCTGCCCCATCGAGTTCGCCTACTACTTCCGCCCGGGCCGCCTGCTGGCCAACACCTGCCTGCCGGTGCGCACCACCAACAAGATCTCCAAGCAGTTTCTGGTCCTGGCCGACGTGCACCGCCTGCTCTCCTACTGCAAGGACCGCGACCACAGCGTCATCGACGCCCTGCGCGTGCTCCAGGGGCTCTTCCACAAGGACCCTGAGGCCAAG GTGAAGCTGGTGTTCATGGAGAACCAGGCGGTGGTGGAGACCGTGTTCTTCCTGACGTCGCGCACGCGGGCGCTGCTGCGGCGCTTCCCGCGCCTGCTCCTGGTGGACCGGCTGCCGGGACTGCAGGGCGCCCTGGACCTGCTGGCGGTGCTGTGCGTGGACGGCGCGGGGCGCGCCCGCCAGGCCGCCTGCTGCGTGGCGCGCCCGGGCACCCCGAGCCTGCTGCGCTTCGCGCTGGCCTCGCTGCTGCAGAGCGTGCCGGACGTGAAGGGCCGCGTGCGCTGCCTGACGGCGGGGCCCGAGGTGACCGCGCAGCTGCCCGCCGTGCGCCAGCTGCTGCCGGGCGCGCGCGTGCAGATCTGCCGCGCGCAGGGCCTGGAGACGCTGTTCAGCAAGGCGCAGGAGCTGGGCGGCGCCGGCCGCGAGGACCCCGGCCTGTGGCCCCGCCTGTGCCGCCTGGTGGGCGCCCCGTCGCCGGCCGCCTACGCCGAAGCGCTGGTGGAGCTGCGCGCCCACGGACCCGCCGCCTTCGTCGACTATTTCGAGCGCAACTGGGCGTCCCGCCGCGACATGTGGGTGCGCTTCCGCGCCTTCGAGGCGGCCCGCGATCTGGACGCGTGCGCCCTGGTGCGCAGCCACCGCCGGCGCCTGCTGCGCCGTCTCAGCCCCTCGCGCAGCATGGCGCAGTGCCTCCGCGACCTGGTGGCCATGCAGTGGGCCGACGCGTCCGGAGAGGTGGCGCTCGACGGCGGGGGGCCTTGGCTGGAGGGCGAGCGGTGGAGGGGAGCGCAGGTCGAGAATGAGAGGGCCAAGGGCCGGGAGAACGGAGACTGGGGAGGGGCCCCCCCTGAAGGGAGTCTTTGGAGAGGCGCCCCGTTAGAGGAGTGGGCCAAGGAACTGGAGACCAGAGACCGGCGCGAGGCTCAGTCCGAAAGGGAGAAGGAGCGAGGCGTGCAAGTCCGGTACTGGAGAGGGGTGCAGCTGGAGAACCAGAAGGTGAGGGGACTCGAGGGGAGCGTCTGGAGAAGGTCCCAGCTGGAGAGCGAGCACAGAGGCTGGAAGGGGGCCCAGCTGGAGGGTGAGCAGGACTGGGGGCTGGAAGGGTATGTCTGGAGGGGGGCCCCCGCGGAGGACCAGGGGCTGAGGAGCTTGGAAGGGTACGCCTGGAGGATGGCGCAGTTGGAGGACCGACGGATTCGACTTCTGCAGACTGCGGACGGGAGGAGCCAGTTGGATTGCgccagggccaggggcctggagggaggcagcAGCCGCAGGGGCGCGCAGGTGCCTGATGCAAAGGTCTCTGGACTGAAACCCAGAGACCAGAAGGGGCTCCGGGTGGaagcggagaagggagggagggtggaggtcaggcactggaggggggtccatTTGGAGAAGCCCCCGGAGCCGGTCCCTGAGAACAGAGACCAAAGGGCGCCCCACtggggacaggagaggagagggccggaagttagagaagagagaggagtgaGGTCGGGGGTCAAAAGGAGAAGGGACCTGGAGGACGTGGTTCTGGTCCAGCTAGGGGACACGAGGGTGACAGGCCTggaggatggagagggagggggggctcGGTCTGGGGGTCCCCAGAACCGGGGAGGGCAAGGAAGGGAGTGTCTGGACGCAGGAGGGAGGTGTCTAGGGCTGGGGAATGGAGTCGCGGGCGGCACCCCCACGGGAACTGTGTTTGAGGGTGATCCTGAATGGCCAGGGGACAGACTCCAGGAAGGAAGTGAAGGAGAAGGCCCCAGGGAACCAAAGAGACCTCGCTGCCCTTCAGGAGAGAAGGAGGTGGACTGGGAGCCGCTGGCCAAGTTCCGAGCGGCCTGCGGGCCGGAGCTGGCGGACCTGGTGGCGGAGGAGCTGTCCTTTGCCAGGCAGCACGGGACCCGGGGTTTCCACGTGACTGGAGCTGGCTTTGCCCTGAAGGACGGCACCTCCGACTTCTTCCTGGACGGCGCCCTGACGCGCTGCAGCTGCTCCATCCACGCTGCCCGGCATCTGCCCTGCCGCCACCTCTTCGCGGCGCGCCTCCTCACGGGCGCAGCCTTATTCCACGTGGACCTGCTCAGGGACTGCTGGGGGAGAGCCCCAGAGTCCtga
- the ZSWIM9 gene encoding uncharacterized protein ZSWIM9 isoform X1 gives MPPMGVGRWGWVGGLRHTSSHLCLRCPRMERPRGLAVGQEAQEEQELLERAFFSWAEFSRFFDAWCQQRLALFFIQSSMHLTRCHWARLPPLYTLIDVLKYSYVRLVCKDVRAPSRPAMGHHEAGCPAFIIVKLSPLRDRLVVTECRLTHSHPACPIEFAYYFRPGRLLANTCLPVRTTNKISKQFLVLADVHRLLSYCKDRDHSVIDALRVLQGLFHKDPEAKVKLVFMENQAVVETVFFLTSRTRALLRRFPRLLLVDRLPGLQGALDLLAVLCVDGAGRARQAACCVARPGTPSLLRFALASLLQSVPDVKGRVRCLTAGPEVTAQLPAVRQLLPGARVQICRAQGLETLFSKAQELGGAGREDPGLWPRLCRLVGAPSPAAYAEALVELRAHGPAAFVDYFERNWASRRDMWVRFRAFEAARDLDACALVRSHRRRLLRRLSPSRSMAQCLRDLVAMQWADASGEVALDGGGPWLEGERWRGAQVENERAKGRENGDWGGAPPEGSLWRGAPLEEWAKELETRDRREAQSEREKERGVQVRYWRGVQLENQKVRGLEGSVWRRSQLESEHRGWKGAQLEGEQDWGLEGYVWRGAPAEDQGLRSLEGYAWRMAQLEDRRIRLLQTADGRSQLDCARARGLEGGSSRRGAQVPDAKVSGLKPRDQKGLRVEAEKGGRVEVRHWRGVHLEKPPEPVPENRDQRAPHWGQERRGPEVREERGVRSGVKRRRDLEDVVLVQLGDTRVTGLEDGEGGGARSGGPQNRGGQGRECLDAGGRCLGLGNGVAGGTPTGTVFEGDPEWPGDRLQEGSEGEGPREPKRPRCPSGEKEVDWEPLAKFRAACGPELADLVAEELSFARQHGTRGFHVTGAGFALKDGTSDFFLDGALTRCSCSIHAARHLPCRHLFAARLLTGAALFHVDLLRDCWGRAPES, from the exons ATGCCTCCGATGGGGGTGGGTCGATGGGGGTGGGTCGGCGGCCTTAGGCACACGTCCTCCCACCTTTGCCTCAGGTGCCCCAGGATGGAGCGCCCACGGGGCCTGGCGGTGGGGCAGGAGgcgcaggaggagcaggagctgcTGGAACGGGCCTTCTTCTCCTGGGCTGAGTTCAGCCGCTTCTTCGAcgcctggtgccagcagcggctGGCGCTCTTCTTCATCCAGAGCTCCATGCACCTGACCCGCTGCCACTGGGCCAGGCTGCCCCCCCTGTACACGCTCATCGACGTGCTCAAGTACAGCTACGTGCGGCTGGTGTGCAAGGATGTGCGTGCTCCCAGCCGGCCCGCCATGGG GCACCACGAGGCGGGCTGCCCGGCCTTCATCATCGTCAAGCTGAGCCCCCTGCGGGACCGCCTGGTGGTGACGGAGTGCCGGCTGACCCACTCGCACCCGGCCTGCCCCATCGAGTTCGCCTACTACTTCCGCCCGGGCCGCCTGCTGGCCAACACCTGCCTGCCGGTGCGCACCACCAACAAGATCTCCAAGCAGTTTCTGGTCCTGGCCGACGTGCACCGCCTGCTCTCCTACTGCAAGGACCGCGACCACAGCGTCATCGACGCCCTGCGCGTGCTCCAGGGGCTCTTCCACAAGGACCCTGAGGCCAAG GTGAAGCTGGTGTTCATGGAGAACCAGGCGGTGGTGGAGACCGTGTTCTTCCTGACGTCGCGCACGCGGGCGCTGCTGCGGCGCTTCCCGCGCCTGCTCCTGGTGGACCGGCTGCCGGGACTGCAGGGCGCCCTGGACCTGCTGGCGGTGCTGTGCGTGGACGGCGCGGGGCGCGCCCGCCAGGCCGCCTGCTGCGTGGCGCGCCCGGGCACCCCGAGCCTGCTGCGCTTCGCGCTGGCCTCGCTGCTGCAGAGCGTGCCGGACGTGAAGGGCCGCGTGCGCTGCCTGACGGCGGGGCCCGAGGTGACCGCGCAGCTGCCCGCCGTGCGCCAGCTGCTGCCGGGCGCGCGCGTGCAGATCTGCCGCGCGCAGGGCCTGGAGACGCTGTTCAGCAAGGCGCAGGAGCTGGGCGGCGCCGGCCGCGAGGACCCCGGCCTGTGGCCCCGCCTGTGCCGCCTGGTGGGCGCCCCGTCGCCGGCCGCCTACGCCGAAGCGCTGGTGGAGCTGCGCGCCCACGGACCCGCCGCCTTCGTCGACTATTTCGAGCGCAACTGGGCGTCCCGCCGCGACATGTGGGTGCGCTTCCGCGCCTTCGAGGCGGCCCGCGATCTGGACGCGTGCGCCCTGGTGCGCAGCCACCGCCGGCGCCTGCTGCGCCGTCTCAGCCCCTCGCGCAGCATGGCGCAGTGCCTCCGCGACCTGGTGGCCATGCAGTGGGCCGACGCGTCCGGAGAGGTGGCGCTCGACGGCGGGGGGCCTTGGCTGGAGGGCGAGCGGTGGAGGGGAGCGCAGGTCGAGAATGAGAGGGCCAAGGGCCGGGAGAACGGAGACTGGGGAGGGGCCCCCCCTGAAGGGAGTCTTTGGAGAGGCGCCCCGTTAGAGGAGTGGGCCAAGGAACTGGAGACCAGAGACCGGCGCGAGGCTCAGTCCGAAAGGGAGAAGGAGCGAGGCGTGCAAGTCCGGTACTGGAGAGGGGTGCAGCTGGAGAACCAGAAGGTGAGGGGACTCGAGGGGAGCGTCTGGAGAAGGTCCCAGCTGGAGAGCGAGCACAGAGGCTGGAAGGGGGCCCAGCTGGAGGGTGAGCAGGACTGGGGGCTGGAAGGGTATGTCTGGAGGGGGGCCCCCGCGGAGGACCAGGGGCTGAGGAGCTTGGAAGGGTACGCCTGGAGGATGGCGCAGTTGGAGGACCGACGGATTCGACTTCTGCAGACTGCGGACGGGAGGAGCCAGTTGGATTGCgccagggccaggggcctggagggaggcagcAGCCGCAGGGGCGCGCAGGTGCCTGATGCAAAGGTCTCTGGACTGAAACCCAGAGACCAGAAGGGGCTCCGGGTGGaagcggagaagggagggagggtggaggtcaggcactggaggggggtccatTTGGAGAAGCCCCCGGAGCCGGTCCCTGAGAACAGAGACCAAAGGGCGCCCCACtggggacaggagaggagagggccggaagttagagaagagagaggagtgaGGTCGGGGGTCAAAAGGAGAAGGGACCTGGAGGACGTGGTTCTGGTCCAGCTAGGGGACACGAGGGTGACAGGCCTggaggatggagagggagggggggctcGGTCTGGGGGTCCCCAGAACCGGGGAGGGCAAGGAAGGGAGTGTCTGGACGCAGGAGGGAGGTGTCTAGGGCTGGGGAATGGAGTCGCGGGCGGCACCCCCACGGGAACTGTGTTTGAGGGTGATCCTGAATGGCCAGGGGACAGACTCCAGGAAGGAAGTGAAGGAGAAGGCCCCAGGGAACCAAAGAGACCTCGCTGCCCTTCAGGAGAGAAGGAGGTGGACTGGGAGCCGCTGGCCAAGTTCCGAGCGGCCTGCGGGCCGGAGCTGGCGGACCTGGTGGCGGAGGAGCTGTCCTTTGCCAGGCAGCACGGGACCCGGGGTTTCCACGTGACTGGAGCTGGCTTTGCCCTGAAGGACGGCACCTCCGACTTCTTCCTGGACGGCGCCCTGACGCGCTGCAGCTGCTCCATCCACGCTGCCCGGCATCTGCCCTGCCGCCACCTCTTCGCGGCGCGCCTCCTCACGGGCGCAGCCTTATTCCACGTGGACCTGCTCAGGGACTGCTGGGGGAGAGCCCCAGAGTCCtga